In a genomic window of Limibacter armeniacum:
- a CDS encoding calcineurin-like phosphoesterase C-terminal domain-containing protein, translating into MKRIHLIACMLLFGMSVSAQGTMVKGRAFVDKNGNGTFDKGEKTLKGIQVSNGVDIVTTNSKGQYSIKGINGRPVFAIKPVGYQFPLGEDLHPRFFHLLTKETAQTFDLPMHSQKENKATEVALLGDAQPHTLDDFTYYVQTTTSELINEHYDFSLMLGDVVGNSLELYDLTRSAATMSGKPTYYVFGNHDTNRDYSEERRFLDQDKTFEEKLNPAYYAMSWGELNVLVLNNVYPEIHNPKRGYYSAGIDPDQWTFLENYLKSADKEKMLMVATHIPVDNMPNVKEFYQLFKGFKKVFFVFAHSHTVQQRFAGEEEGWPNEEPAHLLSAGATCGGHWRGEYDIYGMPNAIMKDGTPRGFILADIQDNELKMRYKATGYGKEHQMHIYVENYMLWQDDFASQGKPSNKVLANVYMGHEHSTVRMRVDKGEWQEMKKVLIIDPYLNKLYETQVKGIYPTKGAVNLKTTIFKRPIKRVSKHIWEGEYDSKLSAGVHSVEVWATNEEGLDTKKTHAFVVVDEEIMETAKMMDARYKQTIYKKKTKTAEKKKQKEKKTKNSK; encoded by the coding sequence ATGAAACGTATACACTTAATTGCATGTATGCTGCTGTTCGGTATGTCTGTATCAGCACAGGGTACAATGGTAAAGGGTCGTGCCTTTGTAGATAAAAATGGAAACGGAACTTTTGACAAAGGGGAGAAAACCCTGAAAGGAATTCAGGTGTCTAACGGAGTAGATATTGTAACCACCAACTCAAAAGGACAATACAGCATTAAAGGAATTAATGGACGCCCGGTATTCGCCATTAAGCCAGTGGGCTATCAGTTTCCTTTAGGAGAAGATCTGCATCCTAGATTTTTTCACCTGCTTACAAAGGAAACAGCACAGACTTTTGACCTGCCAATGCATTCCCAGAAGGAAAACAAAGCGACTGAGGTAGCCTTGTTGGGTGATGCACAGCCACACACGTTGGATGATTTCACTTATTATGTACAGACTACGACCAGCGAACTGATTAACGAGCATTATGACTTTTCCCTAATGCTAGGTGATGTGGTTGGTAATTCACTGGAGCTGTATGACCTGACAAGAAGCGCTGCGACTATGTCAGGAAAACCGACCTACTATGTATTCGGAAATCATGATACCAACAGGGATTACAGCGAAGAGCGTAGGTTTCTGGATCAGGATAAAACTTTTGAAGAGAAACTGAATCCTGCATACTATGCGATGTCATGGGGAGAACTGAATGTACTTGTGCTTAACAACGTATATCCGGAAATTCATAATCCAAAAAGAGGGTATTACTCAGCGGGTATTGACCCAGATCAGTGGACATTCCTAGAGAATTACCTGAAGTCTGCAGACAAGGAGAAAATGTTGATGGTAGCCACGCACATTCCGGTGGATAATATGCCGAATGTAAAAGAGTTTTATCAGCTATTCAAAGGATTCAAAAAAGTATTCTTTGTTTTTGCCCACTCACACACAGTCCAGCAGAGATTCGCAGGTGAAGAGGAAGGATGGCCAAATGAGGAACCAGCACACCTGCTTTCAGCCGGTGCGACTTGTGGCGGTCACTGGAGAGGCGAATATGATATCTATGGAATGCCGAATGCCATCATGAAAGATGGTACGCCAAGAGGTTTTATTTTAGCAGATATTCAGGATAATGAATTGAAAATGCGCTATAAGGCAACTGGCTATGGCAAAGAACACCAGATGCATATATATGTAGAGAACTATATGCTGTGGCAGGATGATTTTGCCAGCCAAGGAAAACCTTCCAATAAAGTGCTGGCCAATGTTTACATGGGCCATGAACACTCTACAGTTCGCATGAGAGTGGACAAAGGGGAATGGCAGGAAATGAAGAAAGTGCTGATCATTGATCCATACCTAAATAAGTTGTACGAAACTCAGGTAAAAGGTATTTACCCAACCAAAGGTGCAGTCAATCTGAAGACAACGATTTTCAAAAGACCAATCAAAAGAGTTTCCAAGCACATCTGGGAAGGAGAGTATGACTCTAAACTGTCAGCAGGAGTACATAGTGTAGAAGTGTGGGCAACCAATGAAGAAGGACTGGACACCAAAAAGACGCATGCCTTTGTCGTAGTGGATGAGGAAATCATGGAAACAGCCAAGATGATGGATGCCCGCTATAAGCAGACCATTTACAAGAAGAAAACCAAGACTGCTGAGAAAAAGAAGCAAAAAGAAAAGAAAACCAAAAACAGCAAATAA
- a CDS encoding metallophosphoesterase produces the protein MKVSQYILAGVALGSLLMGSACKREVSSQSDIQLTRQPYIQYKNEDSVRVRWMTDQQMKTPVMQWGEEKIEAYKVEHRLGNLYEAIVPTADGQLVSYGIFDGKEKISGDLKTNLLKNTGKSIQFFAVGDIGEATENGGFPTMLNKELSKFDGLQFGFLLGDIVYPVGASEKYDEQLFTPLAESLSKMPVFPILGNHDYGSDLDQNYFQEWAKVGNGHYYHIAKGNTQFLCLDSRNGSEGFYEFEEQKAWVEKTLKENQGKYKWTIIALHHPGKTCTYKKVSKQLISMYPIFNQYDVDLVMNGHAHTYERLNPMDAEGIPIQLENASQINDPLKDHFIAMTLGAGGKLKEGWTPEEKPCKFEGLVTKQIHAGHVGIFEINGDTLTFNLATHGTDDKDAFIWVKEAITQ, from the coding sequence ATGAAAGTGAGTCAATATATTTTAGCAGGGGTAGCCTTAGGTTCCCTGCTGATGGGAAGTGCTTGCAAAAGGGAAGTGTCATCCCAATCTGACATACAGCTGACCCGTCAGCCTTATATACAGTACAAAAATGAGGACAGTGTAAGGGTCAGATGGATGACAGACCAGCAGATGAAAACACCTGTCATGCAATGGGGTGAGGAAAAAATCGAGGCATACAAGGTAGAACATCGCTTGGGTAACCTGTATGAGGCAATCGTTCCAACCGCTGATGGGCAATTGGTTTCTTATGGTATTTTTGATGGTAAAGAAAAGATTTCAGGTGACCTGAAAACGAATTTGCTAAAAAATACGGGTAAGTCTATTCAGTTTTTTGCAGTAGGCGATATCGGAGAGGCCACTGAAAATGGAGGGTTTCCTACCATGCTAAACAAGGAGCTATCGAAATTCGATGGTCTTCAGTTCGGCTTCCTTCTAGGTGATATTGTTTATCCTGTAGGTGCATCCGAAAAATATGATGAACAGCTATTTACACCTTTGGCAGAAAGCTTAAGCAAAATGCCAGTTTTCCCTATCTTGGGAAACCATGACTATGGTAGCGATCTAGATCAAAACTATTTTCAGGAGTGGGCAAAAGTAGGTAATGGTCATTATTACCATATAGCAAAAGGGAATACACAATTCCTTTGCCTTGATTCAAGAAATGGGAGTGAAGGCTTTTATGAGTTTGAGGAGCAGAAAGCATGGGTAGAAAAAACCTTGAAAGAGAATCAAGGAAAATATAAGTGGACCATTATCGCTTTACATCATCCAGGAAAGACTTGTACCTACAAAAAAGTTAGCAAGCAGTTAATCTCCATGTATCCGATTTTTAATCAATATGATGTCGACTTGGTCATGAATGGACATGCGCATACTTATGAGCGTCTTAACCCAATGGATGCAGAAGGCATACCTATACAGCTAGAGAATGCTTCACAGATTAATGATCCGTTGAAAGATCATTTCATAGCCATGACGCTTGGAGCAGGAGGTAAGCTTAAAGAGGGGTGGACTCCAGAAGAGAAACCCTGTAAGTTTGAAGGGTTAGTGACTAAGCAGATTCATGCAGGGCACGTCGGTATTTTTGAAATCAATGGGGATACTTTGACATTCAACTTGGCAACTCATGGTAC